The stretch of DNA AGATCTTTACAACTATCATAATCCAGATAGTCGTAATATGTTTGAGCTGGCAAAACAAAAGAAGCAAGAAATAATCCTACACATAAAAGTAAATTTTTATTCATAATATTTTATTTTATAAAAAGTTAATTATAGTTTAATTAAGGTTCCATCCCAATTTGATCAACAACAAATGAAGTGAATACAATAATTAATTAAAGTTATTCATGTATTATATATTTTTAAAAAGAAAAACTATTTAGCATCATATACATTTTTGTTAGACTATGACAAAGTGCCAAACATTATTTTTTACTCTAAAAAAGCGATAAAGGATATAGTAAATATTATATTTTAAGCCTTTATCGCTTAATAGCTACTAATCAAATAGTTCTAATAACCTGTATTTTGAAATAGTCCTTCTTTATCGGACACAATATCAATTTCTGTTTGAGGAATAGGCCAAAGCAGTCTATAGTCATTAAAATTAAATGCACCTGAATAATAACCTACTCCTGGATTAGCAGGTAGTCTAGATTGGGTAGCTGCCTGAAGTCTATTGGTTCTAAGCAAATCGAATTTACGATGATGCTCATAACATAATTCAAACGCACGCTCTAACATAATAGCATCCAAATCAAGACTTCCAGATGTGTAATTACTAAATTCTGGCGTACTAGATTCTGCTACGTTTGGAGAAAAACCTGTTGCGGTTTCATCGTTAAATTGTCTCGCTCTATTTCGTATATCATTCACCAAATCGACAGCAGTTTGTGAAGCTATTCCTCCATTTGCCTCTAAATCTGCCTCCGCATACATTAATAATACATCTGCATAACGAAGTACAATACCATTATTTGGTGTGTTTACCCCATCATAAGGACTCCATTCATTCCATTTTTCAGTCCATCTATATTTCGTAATTCCCATACCCCAATAAAAATGATTTATATATTGACCACCAACAACCAAATCTAAATCATCTTCCCAATCTATGAGTTGATCATATTCAGCCCCATTAATCATAGAAATTCTCCATGGTGGATTATTCCAATAAAAGCGTCTATCTCCTTTTTTGTAATAGGACATAAAAGACGGGGTTGGAGCAACATTTCCTGCTCCTCCCCAACCTGCTTCAGGCCATTTCCATGGAAACCAAGTTGCCATTCCCATCCATTTGGTAAATTGACTTGGATTTTCCTTAGAGAATTGCACTTCCCAAATACTTTCAGAATTCATATTCTTATTGGCTATTGAGAAATTATCTTTGTATTTATCCAATAAAGCATAAGTTCCACTATTAATGACTTCATTTAATACAGCCTTAGATTTATTGTATAATTCTGATGAAGATTCGGGAATAGAACTGTAACCATATTCTTCTTTACCTACCTGGCTAAGTAAATCATCAACTTTGGCATACTTTTTTGTACTAGCCATTGTTAAATATACCTTTCCTAATAATGTTTTTGCTGCATGATGTGTAACTCTCCCAGGCTCGGTCGCATCCTTGGTTAGCGGCAAAGGCTCATTGGCAGTAGCCTCTATTAAATCCTTAACAATTTGAGCGTATATTTCACCTACCGAACTACGAGGTATTTCTTCATTACTTACTTCAAGTGTTAATGGTACTGGTCCCCAAAGTTGAACCATTCTAAAATAAAACCAAGCACGAAGAAATTTCCCCTCAGCAATAACGCGTTGCTTAACGGCATCATCAACTCCAGAATTC from Flavivirga spongiicola encodes:
- a CDS encoding RagB/SusD family nutrient uptake outer membrane protein gives rise to the protein MKKNKIILLVSLIGLFVWQSCSNDILEEVPATSYSDSNFYSTEEGLKAGILGVYAQTQKMYDNYMSVPVMLGTDIAATRYASEYIATFDYFTYTSDENAIYHAWIQYYNGISRSNIIIKSAENSGVDDAVKQRVIAEGKFLRAWFYFRMVQLWGPVPLTLEVSNEEIPRSSVGEIYAQIVKDLIEATANEPLPLTKDATEPGRVTHHAAKTLLGKVYLTMASTKKYAKVDDLLSQVGKEEYGYSSIPESSSELYNKSKAVLNEVINSGTYALLDKYKDNFSIANKNMNSESIWEVQFSKENPSQFTKWMGMATWFPWKWPEAGWGGAGNVAPTPSFMSYYKKGDRRFYWNNPPWRISMINGAEYDQLIDWEDDLDLVVGGQYINHFYWGMGITKYRWTEKWNEWSPYDGVNTPNNGIVLRYADVLLMYAEADLEANGGIASQTAVDLVNDIRNRARQFNDETATGFSPNVAESSTPEFSNYTSGSLDLDAIMLERAFELCYEHHRKFDLLRTNRLQAATQSRLPANPGVGYYSGAFNFNDYRLLWPIPQTEIDIVSDKEGLFQNTGY